A segment of the Longimicrobiaceae bacterium genome:
GAGGGCGCCGTGGAGCACGACGAGAAGCTGATGGAGCGCTACCTGGAGGGCGAGGAGATCAGCGAGATGGACCTGATCCACGCCATCCGCGCCGCCACCATCGCCGGCGCCATGACGCCCATCCTCTGCGGCTCGGCCTTCAAGAACAAGGGCGTGCAGCAGCTGCTGGACTCGGTCGTCGACATCCTCCCGTCGCCGCTCGACGTGCCCGCCATCGCGGGCATCTCGGTCGACGACCCGGACGTCGCGCTGGAGCGCCACCCGTCGGACGAGGAGCCCTTCTCGGCGCTCGCGTTCAAGATCGCCACCGACCCGTTCGTGGGTAAGCTGACGTTCTTCCGGGTGTACTCGGGCGTGATCGCGCAGGGCGCGTTCGTGCTCAACAGCACCAAGGGCAAGCGCGAGCGCCTGGGCCGCATCCTCCAGATGCACGCCAACAAGCGCGAGGAGATCCCCGAGGTGCGCGCCGGCGACATCGCCGCCGCCATCGGTCTCAAGGACACCACCACGGGCAACACGCTCTGCGACCCGGACCACGCCATCATCCTCGAGTCGATGACGTTCCCGGAGCCCGTGATCCACGTGGCCATCGAGCCGAAGACCAAGGCCGACCAGGACAAGATGGGCGAGGCGCTGCGCCGCCTCTCGGAAGAGGACCCGACGTTCCGCGTCCATACCGATCCCGAGACCGGCCAGACCATCATCGCCGGCATGGGCGAGCTCCACCTCGAGATCATCGTGGACCGCATGATGCGCGAGTTCAAGGTGGACGCGAACGTGGGCCGGCCGCAGGTGGCGTACCGCGAGACCATCCGCAAGACCGTCGAGAAGGTGGAGGGCAAGTTCGTCCGCCAGACCGGCGGCTCGGGCCAGTACGGCCACGTCGTCATCAACATGATGCCGGCCGAGCTGGGCCAGGGCTTCGTCTTCGAGGACAAGGTCGTGGGCGGCGTCATCCCCCGCGAGTTCATCAAGCCCAGCGAGCAGGGCCTGCGCGAGGCCATGGACACCGGCGTCCTCGCCGGCTACCCCATGGTGGACGTCAAGGTGCAGCTGGTGTTCGGCAGCTACCACGACGTCGACTCGTCCGAGATCGCGTTCAAGATCGCCGCCTCCATGGCCTTCAAGGAGGCCGCCCGCCGCGCCGGGCCGGTGCTGCTGGAGCCCGTGATGGCCGTTGAGGTCGTCACCCCGGGCGACTACATGGGCGACGTGATCGGCGACCTGTCCAGCCGCCGCGGTAAGATCTCGGGCATGGACCAGCGCGGCGACGCGCAGGTCATCACGGCCACCGTGCCGCTCTCCGAGATGTTCGGGTACTCCACGTCGCTGCGCTCCGCCACGCAGGGCCGCGCCGTGTACTCCATGCAGTTCGCGCAGTACGAGGAAGTGCCCAAGTCCAAGGCGGAAGAGATCATCGCCAAGGTCCGCGGCTAAGCTTCTCTCGGACGGAGCAGATCGCAGGAAGCTGGAAGGGCGGCCCTCGTGGCCGCCCTTTCTCGTTCGTCCGAAAGCGTATCCGGCTCGGCTGGCTTCGGACGGCGGTTTGGGCGTGTCCCCGCAAGCGGGGCCGGGCTTCGCGCGCCGTAGGCAACGATACTACCGTTGCCAACGGCGCCGGGCCCGCGGCGCGCCATGCACCTCTGCCCATCCCGATCCTCTCCGCGCGCGCCGCGCTCCCGGCCCTCCGGGCGCGAATCCCTCACGTGGCATCGTCCAGACCTCTCGTCTGCCGAC
Coding sequences within it:
- the fusA gene encoding elongation factor G gives rise to the protein MPRQTSLARTRNIGIMAHIDAGKTTTTERILYYTGRTHKIGEVHEGAATMDWMEQEQERGITITSAATTAAWTRFGVPYRINIIDTPGHVDFTVEVERSLRVLDGAVCVFDAVAGVEPQSETVWRQADKYGVPRICFVNKMDRTGANFERCVDMIRDRLGAKPYPIHLPIGDGENFVGIVDVIRRVELIYKDEVMGKEWDEQPVRDSLKEEVEAARFALVEGAVEHDEKLMERYLEGEEISEMDLIHAIRAATIAGAMTPILCGSAFKNKGVQQLLDSVVDILPSPLDVPAIAGISVDDPDVALERHPSDEEPFSALAFKIATDPFVGKLTFFRVYSGVIAQGAFVLNSTKGKRERLGRILQMHANKREEIPEVRAGDIAAAIGLKDTTTGNTLCDPDHAIILESMTFPEPVIHVAIEPKTKADQDKMGEALRRLSEEDPTFRVHTDPETGQTIIAGMGELHLEIIVDRMMREFKVDANVGRPQVAYRETIRKTVEKVEGKFVRQTGGSGQYGHVVINMMPAELGQGFVFEDKVVGGVIPREFIKPSEQGLREAMDTGVLAGYPMVDVKVQLVFGSYHDVDSSEIAFKIAASMAFKEAARRAGPVLLEPVMAVEVVTPGDYMGDVIGDLSSRRGKISGMDQRGDAQVITATVPLSEMFGYSTSLRSATQGRAVYSMQFAQYEEVPKSKAEEIIAKVRG